One genomic region from Portunus trituberculatus isolate SZX2019 chromosome 3, ASM1759143v1, whole genome shotgun sequence encodes:
- the LOC123509669 gene encoding solute carrier family 49 member 4 homolog yields MAVKGLTDAKYSESTATTCSLVMRYGHGPSFSTTTITTTTTTTTPVPQDTDEVDGVLFNTGPLSNGRATPDLANSTPTYPHLTHTPSDARPIRVYLSRFWILATFSFLAMFQCLMWNTWGPISTSIDAAYPGWGSGTVAMMGNWGTIMFVLTVAPMCWVMNAKGLRVGVLLCGGLVAAGTLLRALPLIVSTNATFFTVMCHICAILVGIAGTLVMAAPPMIAAVWFPPRERTTATAFCQMMNMLGNGGSYLEPLMVQEPSSAHPDEEEVEEIRNDIKRLVYIWAGVGVMLMAVLVAYFPAKPRTPPSITSHVDRLDFRSSLSLLNRNKDLLLLMVSYGVSVGVPSAWLSVLNFSLYDLGLSQDDAMWVGISGVLVSCGATLVTGRFTDLIYGHIKLSLILISASTIVFFYWFFLLSWHAIPVSTWQIYLTVTGGISLNFAMSPLFFELAVESAYPCSEVMVGGVLTACNNLVGLCFLFLFLVPFPSYQWVTYVLLSGIGASLIPLSLTKEDYSRSSIDRNQAHSAYPPI; encoded by the exons atggcagtGAAGGGCTTAACAGACGCGAAGTACAGTGAGTCTACAGCCACAACATGCAGTCTTGTCATGCGCTACGGACATGGACCC tccttctccaccaccaccatcaccaccaccaccaccaccaccacacctgtcccacaagacacag ATGAGGTGGATGGCGTGCTCTTCAACACCGGCCCTCTCTCTAATGGCCGGGCCACACCTGACCTGGCCAACAGTACACCCACATACCCGCACCTCACCCACACACCTTCAGACGCGCGGCCCATCAGGGTGTACCTCTCAAGATTCTGGATTCTGGCTACTTTCTCCTTCCTAGCCatgtttcag TGCCTAATGTGGAACACCTGGGGGCCAATCAGTACCAGCATAGACGCAGCGTACCCTGGGTGGGGCTCAGGGACGGTGGCCATGATGGGGAACTGGGGCACCATCATGTTTGTGTTGACAGTGGCCCCAATGTGCTGGGTCATGAACGCCAAGGGGCTGCGTGTTGGGGTGCTGCTGTGTGGGGGGCTGGTGGCGGCTGGGACACTCCTCAGAGCTCTTCCATTAATTGTGTCCACTAATGCCACGTTTTTTactgt CATGTGTCACATCTGTGCTATCCTGGTGGGCATCGCTGGCACCCTGGTGATGGCGGCACCCCCCATGATAGCTGCCGTGTGGTTCCCTCCCAGAGAGCGCACCACCGCCACAG CCTTTTGCCAGATGATGAATATGTTGGGGAACGGAGGGAGTTACCTGGAGCCTCTGATGGTGCAAGAGCCGTCGTCAGCACACcctgatgaggaggaggtggaggagatacgGAATGACATCAAGAGACTGGTGTATATCT gggctGGCGTGGGTGTGATGCTGATGGCGGTGCTGGTTGCCTACTTTCCTGCCAAGCCCCGGACGCCGCCCTCCATCACTTCACATGTGGACAGATTAGACTTCAGGAG ctctctgtctctcctcaacAGGAACAAGGACCTGTTGCTGCTGATGGTGTCCTATGGGGTGTCTGTGGGCGTCCCTTCGGCCTGGCTAAGTGtcctcaatttctctctctatgatCTGGGGCTGTCTCAG GACGATGCGATGTGGGTTGGCATATCGGGTGTGCTGGTGAGCTGTGGGGCCACCTTGGTGACGGGCCGGTTCACTGACCTCATCTACGGCCACATCAAGCTGTCCCTTATCCTCATCTCAGCCAGCACCATCGTCTTCTTCTACTGGTTCTTCCTGCTCTCCTGGCACGCCATTCCTGTGTCCAcct GGCAGATATACCTGACAGTGACAGGCGGCATATCTTTGAACTTCGCCATGAGTCCGCTGTTCTTTGAGTTGGCAGTGGAGAGTGCCTATCCATGCTCTGAGGTGATGGTCGGGGGTGTGCTGACTGCCTGTAACAACCTGGTGggcctctgcttcctcttcctcttcttggtgCCTTTCCCCA gctaCCAATGGGTGACATATGTACTACTGTCTGGCATTGGTGCGTCACTCATCCCTCTGTCACTGACCAAGGAGGACTACTCTCGCTCCAGCATAGACCGCAACCAGGCACACTCCGCCTACCCACCCATCTAA